The region GGCACCCAAGGATGCAACTATACTGCACATTGTAGCTTAGTTTTCTATGCTGAGTTATAATACTACAGTGTAAGGACTACAAACATACACAAAGCTAGAGGAAGTTCAGGAGAAACCCTATCATTTTCATAGACCTCCTACAGATATTTTTGCATACTTGGAAAGCTGCTCTATAGCCACCAGGCACAGAAATGACAATACAGATCACAACGAGCACTAGAGATAAAAGGTACAAGCCCTGAGCACTGAAGGGCTCAGACAGGGCTCACAttcatttctctctcttgtTCATTCTCTCCCCCAGGCAACCTAAACCAGAGAGTGTGCACTGACTGGCTGCAAGGATGTCAGCCAGTGTCATGGCAAAATGCCTGGTGGAGGCTTAAGTCTCAACAAAGCCACTTCATTCTTCTCAGAGAGTCAACATCTGTGTCTGTTGTCATCCCGTTGATAGGCGTTGTGATCATTTCTGCCCAGACACCAGTACCCAGAGAGATAAATAGGTACTGAATTCAGCAGACAACAACAAATCACAGCCTTCACAGAGGCTGAATTTCACATCAGGAGTTTCACTCTATCCTGTTTTCTTGGTGAGGAGGAGACAGAGATGCAACTGCTGAAGTAGATCTAGGATTCCTACTGGAACCATAAGAGAAACAGCTGCTCTTGGGAAGTCTAAAAGGAGAGTGAGCAAGTGTTCAATGAAGATTTGGGAAGAAAACTAGCCAGGTACAATCAGGAAGTTGCCAAGTATCACATGACACTGACCAACAGATCTTGAGAGGAACCTCTGCGTGTGCTAGACTTAATCCAGGTATGGAGCCCATAGCATGATTCCCAGCAAAGAATCCCTGAAGGCCAGCTCTGAAGAACAGACTCTCAAGGAACCAGGTTGAGAGAAAACCTCTTTCAGAAATATGCTAGGGTttatgttttgtagaaaaaCGAGTATGAAAGTTTAAACTCAAATGTATTAGCAAGAGTGCAGTCAGCAGGCAAGACATTTCTCACAGCTATTTGGCACTGCTGACACTTGGATACTGTGAAGAGTTTGGGCTCCCAAGTCAAAGAAAGACCTTAACAGACTAGAGAAAATGTCATCCACAGGCCATCAAGATAGACAGAGGCTGGACCACAGAACATAGGAGGGGATGTTAGGCaagctgggtttgttcagcctggggagaaggcagcagaggAGAATCTTACCACTGCCTAGAGCTACCTACCTGTAAGATGCAGAGAAAACTGCACCTGGAGCAGTGTGTTTTAACTGCTGCGTTCGATCTTTGCACAAGAATCTGACTATTTTGAGCACAGGGTTGGACCAGAGATCCCCACAGATTATtgcaacctaaattattctatgactATATGTGCGACTATGCAGGAGGCCTTAACAAAAAGGGGAATACATAACATTTCAGTGAGAGCATCAGAGCAACTTGTTAAAATTGACTCCTATTCACACTGacctgcaatatttttttttataaaatggcCATAGCAACAGGATATTAAATCCTGCTCTCAAACAGGTGTGACTATAGGATTTGCAAAGCCAGTAAAAACTAACTGCCCAGCTACGTGAACTAATTCTCCAAGCACTTCTTATAGAAAACAAGATACAAAAGATACATCAAAGGAAATGCTCTTCTGTAGCCTTGCCCATTTTGTTTGCCAGTTTGCAaggttaaagaaaaattataagATGGAGCAGTCTTTATGACTactattaatttttcattatgacTATTCACATGGGATCATAACAACAGTAACAagctggaagaggaggagaataTTTTTGGAGAAGCAATTGCTGGTGGAGACCTGTCAAACAACAGAGCAGTGGAAAACAGATGAGACACTTGTTCTGCTCAGCAATTAACAAAAATAGTCAGTCATGCAACAGCCACAGCACTGACATTAGGTGAGGGCGGGGGGGAGGTGCATTCAGCTCTAAGAAATAACTCAAAACTGAAACAACAGGGAGAAAAAGTAGCTTCTGCCTCAGAACAAGTAGCTCCTGCTTCCCCCCTGCTGACTGAGATCTAAGGTGGGGAGAGCTCAGGAAGTCCAGTTTAGAGATGTATGTAGATCCACACAGACTTAATTAGAGCAACGATTAAGTCTGATGTGATGACTTCTGTCATCTTCACAAAAATGTGGAGTGCTCAAAGCCAGAGGCTGATAGAAGAGAAAGGATGTTGGGGTCGTTGAGGCAGCAATAAAATGAAAGTGCTTAAAGGTTTCCTCTTCATTTGTCCTAGATTTTACAATTGCTTCCAGCACACCAGCAGAGGACACTTGTCATGCGTGAGCTGCTATCATAGTTCCCACCTGGTCCTCAACTAAGGATGCACCTGAAATGTTGTTTGCTGGAGAcacatttaaatgaaatacCACTGTGCTCTTTTCCTGATGTTATGTATGTTTGCTCCCTACTGAGCAAAAAGGGCAACATAACATTTCAGTGGGCACATCAGGGCAACTTGTTCAAATTGGCTGCAACTGATCATTGTCAGTACCTGAATAGCTGGTATTTACCACGATCAGAGACAACAGACACCACTGGTCAGAAATCTGGTCTGCCTCAATTATCACACTGTCAGTCTTAGTAATCTTAGCAGCAAGATTATCTGCTAGTGCTGACCAAAATGAAATAGAGCTTGGACACCCAGTAACCATCTCTCCTATTTCACCTTGGCTATAATCTCCTCGGAGGAAATGATGGAACAAATGAAAGCTGCAGTTGGCTGTGCACGGCACTCAGATATGGGACAGGTGCAGCTGACAACCATGTTCTGTTCAATGCGAGTCGCAAGATACTCACTCCAACAGGGCTGTgaaggcagaagaggagagaacAGGAGCTGCACCACCTGGGTCATGCCACCCTGGAAGCCCACCCTACCCAGCAGAGGGtgcacaaaaccaccacaaaccaTGGATAAATACTCAAAAGCACAAAGGTGGGAACGTTTGGATCTGAAGGATCACAATAAACAACGGAGCTGAGGAAAAAGAATGTGTGTGATCTGTGAAAATCACCTGAAAACAGCTTCACCACAGCAAATCAACTGCCACCAACTAGGCAGCAGCAATTCCCTACCAAATTACAGGAGCGAAAGACGCCAGGACCTTCACCTTGCAGCAGTAGTGCATGCAGCAGAGGGTTGGTGGCTTCTCAGTAGGACACAGCTGGTTCACACAGACTGGGCAGTGGGTTCCTGGGCTCGGGGGGGGCTGGGCATCCTGTACTTGCAGCCCCGAGGAGATAAGCAGGGTCTCAGGGTTCTCCATATAGCATTGGATCAGGAAATCCACATTCCACCTGCAGTGCATGAGGAGGTGCCGAGCAACATCACTTGGGATGCTCAGAGTATCCTGGACCTGCTGTACTGTCTGGTTCATGAGCACCTTCGCCTCCTCTGGACTAAGTGTGTGCCCCATTGGCACCTGCAGCATTGCCATGAGAAACTCTTCCAACCTGCCTATCCCAGGATTCAACCTGACATGGAAAAATGTGTTATGTCCCTACAGGGTAGACATGCACACCCCTCCACATCTGGTGACATGCATCCCTACCGATACAGGCAGTCTGTGTCATCATCATCCAGAGATGCCTCTGGTGGCCTGCTCTGAAAAACCATCTGTGCCTGGCCCCCAAGAGGTGTTGTGGGTTCAGCAGAGATGTATTCCAAGACATGAGGCCTCTCCTCCTGGCGCCGGAGATAGCCCTGGTTCAGTAAGTACAGGACACAGGACAGCACGTCCACGCTGTGGCAGCAGAAGCTCAGGAACTGCAGCCCTGGACACAACTCGCCCCTCTGACAGGCATCAATCACCTACAGCAGCAAGGAAGCCCCACACTGCAATGCAGTGCAGCACCCAGGAAAACCCCCTCTCCTCCTCAATCCCTCCATACCCTAAACACCAGGTTGTCAATGTGGAGCTGCTTCTCCACCTTGAGGATGCGGGTGATGAGGCAGCAGAGGacattcctcttcctttccaggGTGCTGACATCAGCCCTCTCCACCTGCAGGTACctctgctggggcagcagccTCAGGTGGCGGCCAGAGGCACAGGCCAGGGCTGCTTGGTTCACCTGCAGCACACCTGGAGCCAGCACCCAGCCCGGGTCAGCCAGGCCCTGAGCTGGGCCCTGAAGGAGCCCCAGGACACACGTGGGGCTGCTGGACCCAGCCATGGGCCTCCTGCTGCGGCCTTCACAGGTGTCGGCCCCATCCCTGTTCCCCACATGTGGCCCCAAGCAACAGTGACACCCACCACCCCTGGCCCTGTTCCCCAACCCTGCACACACACCCGAGACCGACCCACGCTGATACACACCCCACACGTGGCCCCAAGACCAGCCCCACACACAACCCCCAGCCCCCAACTTGAAAGACAgacctgcaccccaaacacCCACAGACCCACCCCAGCCCACTCGCTTCCCCTACAAGCTCTGGTATGctcaccccagcacccccaggggCGCCCAGCCCCACACCCACCTCCTGGCGTGCAGCTCCGCACCAGGACGCCCTCGCCGTGGGTCAGCGGTGTCAGCGCAtggtgcagcagctcagcagggagCCCGGTGGCCTGCAGCAGGGCCTccacagccacctcctgcaGGAGGGCATGGAAAGGAATGGCCGGCCAAGCCCCACCAAACAAGGGGGGCCTCTGCCCCAAACACCCCCGCACACCCCACCAGAAGGGAGGGAACAACCCTGCtgtgctccagcacccaccgCAGCACCAGCTCCTACCTCAGCACTGTTGAAGCACAGCAGGATGTACATCTGCAGGGTGGACACGTGGAGGACGCAGTCTCCAAACTGCAGCTCGGCGTGGCCCAGCCATGTCCACTGCAGCCGCCGAGGCTTTGAGCActcccagcccagctggctCTGGCCTGCCAGAGACGGCATCAGCGCAGGGCTggggccagctctgctgggcactCCCAGCGcttcccagcactgctgctgccgctggctGAGCTGCTGAGGGGCAGGCTGGGCACCACGAGACCCCCCGCACACCCACGGCCGCCACACTCACTCCGcctgcagaaggcagcaaacTCATCCAGGGGGGAcctcagagcagctgggaaaaaCCTCCCAGGTTCATCCATGTAGCAGAATGGGGACACAGGCCAGCAGCGTGGGGACAGGGCCAGCACCTTCACCTCTGGCACATCTGCCACCGaggctgtccccagcacctggACATGAGGGCAGCTCAGCACAGGCCCCGGGATCCCTGTGAGGAACGTGggcagcctcctgctctccccacccCACCGGCACGCTCACCTCGTCCAGGCCCGTGTCCAGCTCCACCAGCCACttgtcctgctcctgcagccggAAGAGGTAAAACTGCTGCTGGAGCTCCTCTGACTCGGCCAAGTTCCTCAGCATCTCCTGGGGGAAGCGGCTGGGGAAGCACAGCCCAATCTGCTCCACGACAGCTCCTTCCAGCCAAGACAGCCCTTGCGCCAGGAGCCGGTCCCCCAGGTAGTGCCTGCCACAGGCCACAGGGTCAGGTCAGGAGCCAGCCCGAGCCCTGTGGCCACCAGCCACCCACCAGCAGAGATGGCCTCAGCCCTCTCCGTGCCAGGCTAGGCAGCACCCGTCTCCCTTCCCTGTCACCAGCAGGGAATGTGCCTCCACAGCCTGGCAGCGCCCACAGGCCCTCACAgcctttcccctccccacacCAGAGATGGGAAAAGCAAGCGGGAGCATCACAGCCACACCAGCCCAGGCTCAGCCACAGCCCCAGTGCCACCTGCACCTCCCTCGCCACGCCACACCAGCCCTCTGGTGCTGTGGAGACATGGCACCCTCACCGGTAGAAGTGCTCGAAGGTGTGAGCAAGCTCCAGGCCACTGAAGACAACAAAGGGCTCCAGgatctgctgcagctgctgcaatgGGCCcatgctgcctgcagccccctgcagctcctggatcTTCCTGTCCAGGTAGCGGGCAAACTGCTCGCTCACCTGCAGAGGAACAGGGCTGGTGCAGAGGGGGCTCACCGGGCGCCAAGGCCGGGCTGGGGAAAAGTCCCTGGGGGGAACAGCCAGGAAACCCTGGGGCTCTTGGGCAGGGGCCAAGGGTGTGCAGGCACCAGCCCAGGACAGCACACAAGCACTCACAGCTGGGTACCATCCAGGGCCACCACAGGACTAGGTTCCATGACCTGACTGGGGGGCTAAGACACCCCCCACCCGGAGCTCACCCAAGGCTGTGGGCCAGGGCAGCCTCCCAGGCAGTGCCAGCGGCTGGTGACACTGGGGCCCGGCACTGGTGCCACGCTCCCTTGACTCACGTGCAGGGTGGCGAGGAAGGAGAGTTGCAGCAAAGCCCCTGCAAAGCCCTGGCCCAGGGCCAGCATGAAGGCGGCCTGCTGCCCAAAGAGCTCCTCCGTGGCCCCACGCAGGCGCTGGTACAGCCCACAGTATCGCTCCACGAGGTctggtgcctgccctgccaccTCCAAGAACCCCTgcacctgcggggaggcagcaCGACAGGGGTGAGCCCCACAGTGGGACGCGCCTGTGCCCTGCGGGAAcctccacagccccagccctgctctgccgaCACCGGCTGCCTGGGTCCTGGCCAGAGGCCAGCTGGAGGCCCTGGTGCTGTCAGGGGCTGCTGAGCACTTGGGgtgaggagggagcagagcccgaggGCTCAGCAGAGGCTGCGGCGGCAGGACAGAAGTGCAGCAGCCACCCAGCAGGAATAAGTTGCCCAACGCTGGACCCATCTCCCAGCCCGGGCACAAGGGCCAGGCTGATGTCTGAGCCCTGCCCGGGTGGCAAGTGCAGCAGGGCTGTCCCCATGCCCCTCCAGGCCCTGCAGAGGCCAGGTACAGCCCCGCACCCCCCCCACTATCCCAGGGCACCACCAGGCCCTGCTCTCCACTCTTCACaacacctgcccagcacacagtCCCACATGCCCTTTCTGGCCTCACAACTGGCTGTCCAAGCTCTACCTGCTGCTGCACCACACCACGCCAGCACCGCGAGATGCCCCACAGGCTGCTCGACCTCTCCACCGCTGCCTTTGCAGCTCTGGCTGGCACCTCCTTGTTCTTCCTCTCCTGCCCGCCTGCCAAGGGACAGCCCTGGGCTCAGTGTGGCTCTGTGCGCAGGCTCCACACAGCAACCACAGCagcctccccctctccccaagGGGCAGAGAAGATGCCGGGGAGGCATGGCCGCGATGGGGGCACAGCCACCATTCTTCCCCAGCTCAAGAGCCACAGGACTCTCCTTAGAGCTCCCAGGCAGATCCCCACAGCCACAGCCCAGCACCCGGGACCACCATCCCCCAGCTCCATGGGAGGGCAGCCCCTCACTCACCAGCTGCTCTCGCCTCCTctggctctgtgctgctggggtcCACATGCACCAGGAGTTGGGTCAGGCGCCGCACACGGGAACCAAAGACAGCACTGCGGCTGGTGGCACGGCGGGGCAGCTCCACACTCTCCAGGTACTCCCTCAGCAGCCAGGCCAGGGCGCTGATGCCTTCGGGGTCTGCGAGGCCAACCAGACTCAAAGCGGGGTGCCTCAGCCTGAGGCACAGTGTGGATGGGCCCGGGAGAGCACAGGGTACCTGGGCTAGTGATGCTCTCCACCAAGGGGCTCACCAGGGCCTCCCAGCACGTCCTGCCCAAGGCCTGGGCTGCCTCATCGTCAGGAAGGAAGCGGTCGGCAAAGCCCTGCTCGTGCCGCAGAGCCTGGTTCAGcctgcaacagcagctgggcAGCACACAGTGGGGGACTGCAAGGTGGCCCCGGCCCTCTGGGACTGCTGGCGGCCAGGAGAAGCCAGAGTCCCTCCCTGTCCAGCTGGGACACCcggctgctcctctcccagcccTACGGTCCCCCTTGCGGGCTGCCACCACCATCCCCCCAGGCCCTGGGACGCTGGGGTCATGATGACACAGTCGGGAGACAACTCACCGGCCAAAGAGCTGCAGTAGTCGTCCCCGGTCCCGGCAGATCTCCTGGCACCAAGCATGAGCCTGAACAGTGTAGAAGAGGAACGTTCGCCAGCACAGCTGCTCCCTGAAGACTGGCCAGAACGTGGGCTTGGGACCCAGCACCTCGATGCCACGCACACGTGTGTCAATGCCGCCCTACAGGAAAGTGTGACCCTTagctcctccagcctgtccccgACACCCTACACTGCCAGTTCGTCGCCTCCTGCTCCCCTACCTGCTGGCACCGCTTCACTCGGATCTGGATGACGGGCCAGAAGCGGGTCATGTTCTCCAGCAGGACCACTCTGCTGTCTGAAGGCAGGATGGTCACCTGCAGGCAGACAGTGAGCTCTCAGCACGCCAGGCGGCGAGCACCAGTCACCCTGCGTGCTCCCCAGTCACCCCACATTACAGCCATGAGGTGtgtcccccagcagccccgACACAGCCAAAGGGTGCCCCCGGCAGGGCCCCATTCATGGCTCACAGCCCCAGCgcaggctgggctgcagggctgccccTACCCAGGTCTCCAGCTCCCGTTGCCTACAGCCAGGAGGAGgctcccacagcagctcctgctggcccCAGCTCCCTATGGGCCCCATGGCCAGGGCAACACCTTCACAGGGCACAGCAAGGACCAGCCCACTGCTCCCGTGGGGCCCCATGGCCAGAGCAGCCTGTGCCAAACTCACTGTGTTCAGCTCGGTTCTGATGGTGGTTGGGCTGTCACCCCCCAGCACCACGACACGGGCCGGCATGTAGCTGGAGTCCTCGCTGGCCACCAGCATGCTCatctccctgcagcacagcaaacaTGGTGCTGCCAAGCTGTCCCCACCCCCCTGCCCtggcccctgccagccccacacacTGCTGCCCACATCCAGCAGCCCCCAGGATGGGGACCACTGGGGCAGGGCTCACACAGAGCCTCCAAAGCCCTCTCCTCCTTGTACAGCTGCTGGCCCTCCTGGCCCCAAGGCCTCCCAGCCCCGCTGAGCCAGCCCCACCTGACCAGCACCCCACACTGCATGTGCACAGTGATGAAGTGGGAGCCGGTGCTGCCATTTGACTCCCAGTAGGTCTTGGGGTTCCTGTCTGTCAGCTTGCTGGCCCGGTGGGGGTTGGAGGACACCTGCACCTTCTCCCAGCACTTGTCCTCCTTCGCCTCCACGCTGGAGCCTGTGGGGAGCGCACATGGAGCCTCCAGCCGCCTGGCCAGCACATACCAGGCACAGGGCTCCAGATCCCACTCCCTGCTGTCAGTCACCTCGGCACAGGTTGCGCAGAAAGACATCAAAGAAGGGGATGCTGATGGGCTGCTGGCTCCGGCGGTGCTCCTCTATCTGCCCCAACACCAGCTATGGGATGGGTGAGGCTCTTACCAGGGGCCCTGGGTCCTCCTCCCCTTGCCCAccacagggctggggcaggcagggagcagacGGCTGCCCCTCAGTGCCAGGGACGGCTGGATGCCGCAGGACCCAGAGGCCCAGTGCAGCCGGGCCTTCCCAGGCCTACCTGAATGCAGCCAGCCAAGATGCTGGTTGTCAGCTTCCTGCAGAGGCTGCTGTACTTCTCACAGTCGGTCACCAGGTCGAGCAGGGCTGGTGCCAGTGACGGGGCTGTGCGGTGCTTGTCCAGGGCTTTGGCCAGAGCCTCACGAGAGCCCGCATGGCACATCACCGCAGCACAGTCCTTGCTGGCACTGGCCAGGCGGTGCAGGAAGCCCACAACCTCCTGCACCACCTGCTGAGCGGCAGCCATGAGTGGCCAGGCTGGCACCAGGagccctccagccccagcagcggGTGCTGCAGGGCTCCATCCCCCTCACCCTGACACTGCAGCGGGGCTCGCCAGAGCCCAGCCGGGCATAGCACTGGGCACACTGGCCACGAGGATGCGGCCATGGCCAGGATGGCCACTGCCCCCCTCTCCCAGCGCGTTAGCCATGGCACACTGAACTCCAGCAGGCAGGGACCTGCTTCACCAACACTGGGCCCAGCCAAcgcacagcacagccaccaaagctgcccctgcccgccggGAGTCCCGCAGCCTCCTTACCTCCCCATCGCTGCTGTgcgcactcagggagaacaaaCAGGGCTCCACACACTCGTGCCAGGGCAGCACATCCTCCTGGTAACCCTCCAGGAACTTGTTCAGGATCCTGAGTGACAGGGGGCCAACTCAAGCTGGGGCACAGACAGCAGTGCCAGGGGGAGCCCTGCTCCCTACCCCTCTGACAAAGCCAGCACTCCACATGGACCGGGAGCCAAGGCTCCCCAGGCATCTCGGACACCACACCAGCACCCAGGCATCTGCTGCACTGCCCTGGCGTGTCCCAAACAGCATCCAGGCATGTGCTGCTCTGTCCCACGTGGCACCATGCCCTGGGACACCCCAATCAGCACCTGTGGATGTGCTGGGGTGCACCTACCCTGGCCCACAGTCAAAAGTTGAACAGCCCCACCAGCACCGACACATGTGCTGTGTCCTGCAAACATCGCCATGAGCACTCACACCTGCTGCAGAGGACCCAGACCCCCCAAGGATGCTCAGGGACCCACCTGAGGATGCTCAAGCTCATGGCCTTCTCTGTCCCCAGCAGCTTCAAGCTGCgcagcagcagcctgaagcACCCGTGGTCCTGCAGCAGCCGGGCTGCCTCACCAGAGGGGACAGGACCTTCGGCACAGAGCTGCCGCTCCAGGaccaccaccacctccttgGACAAGGTGCTGTTGTcccccaggctgcccagcagtGTCTGCATGTCCCCCAGGCCCAGTGGCACCTCTCTGCCTGCCAGGACAGGGACATACAGGCCTGGCCCAGGCACTCACAGGAGCCATGCCATGGGGTGCTCTGCCCCACAGGCGAGGCAAGCCGTGCCCACTGCGTCCCGGGGCCGGGGCACAGTGGGGCTTTGGGTGCACGGTACCTGCCATCTCCAGGCACAGAGGTAGCCGGTGCTCTGCCAGGCGGTTGATGGTGCTGAGGGCCAGCATGGCCTGAGGGCAGCCAGTGCTCTGCTtgtcccaccagcagctctgcagcaccgTGTGGAGGTCACAGCTCaccagctgctctgccaggcCCCGGTGGCCGTCAATCAGCATGTTCACCACCAGCAACCCATTCTGCACGCCTGAGGAgcccctgcagggacagagccaTGCAggtgccttcctccccccagcacagagcctcCCCTGCACCCACAAGCCACCTGCCTGCCTTGCCCAACTCTCAACACAGAGGGTCCCCCCGCCCCCAGCCACTGCCCTCGCTCTGCCCCTACCCTGGCACCCTCTGCATGGTGCTCATGGCAGCAGGGATGGCACTCAGCAGGCTTGCCGAGCCCTCGCTGGAAGCAGAGCCGATGCTGGCAAAGATCTCTCGCATCATCTGCATGTCAGCCTGGTTCAGGGGCAAGACCTTCCCACTGGTGCCTTCTGGCTCGCCAGCCACAGCTCCCACCAGCACCTTCAGGGCCTGCAAGGTCCAAGCAATCAGAAGGGCAGTGGGCATCTTCGCCACACCTGGGCAAGCCAGTGCCCTTCCTGCCCGCCTCCAGCATATCCTCTGCCACACTCACCGCCAGGCCGGCCTGCtgcaccagggcagaggaggCGTGCTGCTGCATGCCTGCCAGCACGGCCCACACACCACCCTCCGTGGCAAATGCCATGCGCCAGTCGTAT is a window of Columba livia isolate bColLiv1 breed racing homer chromosome 3, bColLiv1.pat.W.v2, whole genome shotgun sequence DNA encoding:
- the LOC102093755 gene encoding cullin-9 isoform X13; this encodes MGLERPERKPGFSAAAIAERGSKKIPSWLLANSKAGTIEGTFPAMVNERHNGNLLVHLGPKLQAYPQELLRQRRGQDGQPEYLIQWSIVSLEERAVGGNGASCAETKPENISMWMSAEEVCATCPTLLGKRKLEGQWVKEEKAASPFTADVPVDEASLLEMKADVRSLVQRARRQMSKSGSPESFILNTIHVLSAYASIGSLASAFKETGALDLLMKMLCHKEKQIRHSAGNMLRALASHDAGSRAYVLLSLSQQDGIEQHMDFDSRYTLLELFAETTSSEEHHMSFEGIHIPQIPGKLLFILVKHYLCVTSLLDKLSSDLEQGGQQQDCAVPSLFPEERSRVKQEFEFSMAMANLILELVHVMGWDHGHKPEPLPRQELQPRTTRSIFQHGATSSTAAQMPGLNSNHGPHKKQGCAFLTSSDFADRSGYMEYLRANLRRGMRVRLLEDCGGVRAGEEGECLQNTNSMHTVQVLWQSTGQTYWMRWHMLEIIGFGDQWEDPAAQEKERSLIESSNLDTVAQPFFCKPFGVLYSLPYLREQPSKASEVLSRSEWWELLFFVKKLEAQGQKEIICLIQQDQGEQLSEVDEEALIQLSVPVELAQKVLRVLEKKCQRSIQRDLRGSHIYTKYFLGRRAEQDARLNTAVSSEGAGCRSTDPEITMAKAAKEELSASTVPPHALAAVAKSDSQLFNELLEREGLFFPEVPEEQIRVLGSSDEASERGSLAKMAAVVDVIQSSSSELGLCLAGLKHIMKILEEEPEPRVSKVQGGLGTRSVGEKLVKAVVELLSTEVAEKALVAVTLRLLAILMMKYDWRMAFATEGGVWAVLAGMQQHASSALVQQAGLAALKVLVGAVAGEPEGTSGKVLPLNQADMQMMREIFASIGSASSEGSASLLSAIPAAMSTMQRVPGGSSGVQNGLLVVNMLIDGHRGLAEQLVSCDLHTVLQSCWWDKQSTGCPQAMLALSTINRLAEHRLPLCLEMAGREVPLGLGDMQTLLGSLGDNSTLSKEVVVVLERQLCAEGPVPSGEAARLLQDHGCFRLLLRSLKLLGTEKAMSLSILRILNKFLEGYQEDVLPWHECVEPCLFSLSAHSSDGEQVVQEVVGFLHRLASASKDCAAVMCHAGSREALAKALDKHRTAPSLAPALLDLVTDCEKYSSLCRKLTTSILAGCIQLVLGQIEEHRRSQQPISIPFFDVFLRNLCRGSSVEAKEDKCWEKVQVSSNPHRASKLTDRNPKTYWESNGSTGSHFITVHMQCGVLVREMSMLVASEDSSYMPARVVVLGGDSPTTIRTELNTVTILPSDSRVVLLENMTRFWPVIQIRVKRCQQGGIDTRVRGIEVLGPKPTFWPVFREQLCWRTFLFYTVQAHAWCQEICRDRGRLLQLFGRCCCRLNQALRHEQGFADRFLPDDEAAQALGRTCWEALVSPLVESITSPDPEGISALAWLLREYLESVELPRRATSRSAVFGSRVRRLTQLLVHVDPSSTEPEEARAAGGQERKNKEVPARAAKAAVERSSSLWGISRCWRGVVQQQVSEQFARYLDRKIQELQGAAGSMGPLQQLQQILEPFVVFSGLELAHTFEHFYRHYLGDRLLAQGLSWLEGAVVEQIGLCFPSRFPQEMLRNLAESEELQQQFYLFRLQEQDKWLVELDTGLDEVLGTASVADVPEVKVLALSPRCWPVSPFCYMDEPGRFFPAALRSPLDEFAAFCRRSQSQLGWECSKPRRLQWTWLGHAELQFGDCVLHVSTLQMYILLCFNSAEEVAVEALLQATGLPAELLHHALTPLTHGEGVLVRSCTPGGVLQVNQAALACASGRHLRLLPQQRYLQVERADVSTLERKRNVLCCLITRILKVEKQLHIDNLVFRVIDACQRGELCPGLQFLSFCCHSVDVLSCVLYLLNQGYLRRQEERPHVLEYISAEPTTPLGGQAQMVFQSRPPEASLDDDDTDCLYRLNPGIGRLEEFLMAMLQVPMGHTLSPEEAKVLMNQTVQQVQDTLSIPSDVARHLLMHCRWNVDFLIQCYMENPETLLISSGLQVQDAQPPPSPGTHCPVCVNQLCPTEKPPTLCCMHYCCKPCWSEYLATRIEQNMVVSCTCPISECRAQPTAAFICSIISSEEIIAKYEKALLRGYVECCSNLTWCTNPQGCDQILLKDGLGYGAACSKCSWISCFNCNFPEAHYPASCSHMSQWVDDDGYYEGMTSEAQSKHLAKLISKHCPSCQAQIEKNEGCLHMTCAKCNHGFCWRCLKPWRPTHKDYYNCSAVVSKAAWQEKRFQDYNERCIFHHHGREFAMSLRNRVSSISVMPKIRTLTFVLDACKMLEQARKVLAYSCVYSYYNQDTESMDIVEQQTESLELHTNALQILLEETLLQHQDLDSSLQLLKAEHFSAGLELVHQIKQRLFAVLWQSTQQDFRVGLQTLADPGQRNVKLSNVSSSASACVGPKHTISCDSPNLEEGGKESEEEEYEPQWQEDYDEDDDLDEDNFLFGNESDNLDCDSYFDDDDAYD